A region from the Pelobates fuscus isolate aPelFus1 chromosome 1, aPelFus1.pri, whole genome shotgun sequence genome encodes:
- the KCNE2 gene encoding potassium voltage-gated channel subfamily E member 2: MVPVSKMDKNFTLSLENTFKRVFETYMNNWRNNVSAENSKLEDTLSAENFDYVILYLMVMIGMFSFIVVAILVSTVRSKRNKDSDEKYEDPYQRYIANDWTESKTQCIVMENAVARSYTTPTSP, from the exons ATGGTGCCAG TATCAAAGATGGACAAAAACTTTACTCTTAGCTTGGAAAATACCTTTAAAAGAGTCTTTGAAACGTATATGAATAATTGGCGCAATAATGTGTCGGCGGAAAACAGCAAGCTAGAAGACACCTTAAGTGCGGAGAACTTTGACTATGTGATCCTGTACCTCATGGTGATGATTGGAATGTTCTCTTTCATCGTTGTTGCCATACTGGTGAGCACCGTTAGGTCAAAGAGAAATAAGGACTCGGATGAAAAATATGAAGACCCTTACCAAAGATATATTGCCAACGACTGGACAGAAAGTAAAACCCAATGCATCGTCATGGAGAATGCTGTCGCGAGGTCATACACGACCCCTACTTCTCCATAA